In Flavobacterium praedii, the DNA window AAAAAATAATTGATGCAAATTTTCGGCAGAATGCGTATCTAAATTTCCGGAAGGTTCATCTGCAAAAATAACATCTGGCTTGTTTATTAGAGCTCTTGCAACAGCAACACGTTGTTGTTCTCCGCCCGATAGTTCATTTGGTTTGTGATGAATTCGATGGGACAAACCTAAATAATCCAGTAATTTAATGGCTTCTTTTTCGGTTTCAGCTTTGGATTTATTAGCAATAAAAGCTGGGATACAAACATTTTCTAAAGCAGTAAATTCCGGCAACAATTGATGAAATTGAAAAATAAAACCCAAATTTAAATTTCTGAATTTAGACAATAATTTATCGCTCATTTTTAGAATATCTTCCCCATTTATGATCAATGAAGCTGAGCCTTTTTCGAATTCAGTTCCTCCTTTTGGAGATACGGGAGCACTTGGTTTGTCTAAAGTCCCCAGAATTTGTAAAAGTGTAGTTTTACCGGCGCCTGATGCTCCAACAATAGAAACAATTTCGCCTTTTTTGATGTGAAGATCTACTCCTTTTAAAACTTCGAGTTGATCATAATATTTATGGATATTTTTTGCAAGTATCATTTAAAACTGTTTTTACAAAGAAACAAAGTATTTACTAATTATACTTCTCATAGAATTTTTTTATGGCCTTATAAATTATAAATTATTGTTAAGTTGTTATTTTTGTTTAATTAATATGTAGATTTGTTAAACAAAATAAAATATAGCATTATGTCAATACTATTAGAAAAAGAAATTTACGATTTGATTGGGGATAATCATCAAATGACTTCTGCTGAAACGCCATTGCGTCTAGACGCTTTTGTTAAAACAGACGAACAAAAGATGAATACTATTGAAAAGCATTTTCATATTATTATGGAAGAAATGGGATTGGATATGACTGATGACAGTTTGAAAGGAACTCCCCATCGTGTTGCAAAAATGTTCATTCAAGAAATTTTCTCGGGTTTAGATCCAAAAAACAAACCAAAAATTTCAGTTTTTGATAATAGTTACAATTATGACAAAATGTTAGTAGAAGCCAATATTAGTTTTAATTCTACTTGCGAACATCATTTTTTGCCAATTGTAGGGAAAGCACATATCGGTTATGTTTCCAGCGGAAAAGTTATTGGGTTATCAAAACTAAATAGGATCGTAGATTATTATTCTAGACGACCACAAGT includes these proteins:
- a CDS encoding ABC transporter ATP-binding protein, which codes for MILAKNIHKYYDQLEVLKGVDLHIKKGEIVSIVGASGAGKTTLLQILGTLDKPSAPVSPKGGTEFEKGSASLIINGEDILKMSDKLLSKFRNLNLGFIFQFHQLLPEFTALENVCIPAFIANKSKAETEKEAIKLLDYLGLSHRIHHKPNELSGGEQQRVAVARALINKPDVIFADEPSGNLDTHSAENLHQLFFQLRDEFGQTFVIVTHNEELANMADRKLVMVDGQISGQ
- the folE gene encoding GTP cyclohydrolase I FolE → MSILLEKEIYDLIGDNHQMTSAETPLRLDAFVKTDEQKMNTIEKHFHIIMEEMGLDMTDDSLKGTPHRVAKMFIQEIFSGLDPKNKPKISVFDNSYNYDKMLVEANISFNSTCEHHFLPIVGKAHIGYVSSGKVIGLSKLNRIVDYYSRRPQVQERLIMQIFNELKTVLETENVIVVMEAKHLCVSSRGIKDESSYTSTIQYGGIFDEKENRNDFFNMINSEK